In Fulvia fulva chromosome 8, complete sequence, the DNA window gagctacctataggagtaggactagaaaaggaagccccctaagacaataggcccgatagcgctccgagccttctagagacataattactagctatttagggacctaataagggccgaaacaagtatagcgatctaaattaggtccgaatatattagattaagggcctatatgttcaggagacgcgtactagacatctatagcctagcctactagtgtagctacctatcgtaaaacctagaatatatactactacgatgcccgtagtaggcgagaggtaggggaaattagaggtactaagcgggaaggagagactataagtcaattattagggataaaggtaacattcgccaaatctctcggtagatactatagtagggatacctctagtagtttagcctcgctagcgagacggaggagtagatagataagaggtggaagcgaggggggttatagatagggtagttattagggcaggcctataacactagcgtacccctaataagggaaatttaagacgacaactaggagtaaaagacaggcgggaaggaggaggggttttcactaatacggtttcccctctatatatacaaaaacaagatagtatagctatataggccaaagggcactataacaacttaataaaatatctatctatctatataatataaTAAAGTAGATAAGGGCTTTAATATAGAGGTTAGACGAGTTTAGAGAGGTAGTAGGAGGTAAAGGGTTAGAGGAATTTAATAACCTTAAGGTAAGTAAGGGATACCTAGGATAGCGTACGTAATAGCGCTAGTACTTATCTAAGCCTATCTACTAGCTCGGGAGCTTCCCGTTAATATACTAAATAAAAGCCGTTATTGTTATCCTCCTACTATTACGGCCGCTCCGTAAGTAAAGGATTAGCAAAGCGGCACGTGACCTTAGATTACGTAACGCTCGGCCCGAAGCCGACCCGTAACACCTCGGCCCTTAAGTATAAGCCTCGACCTTAGAACCTActtctctctttagctatcgATTTTGTTAATACTACACCCCTATACTCTCGTACTATAGCCTCGTAACACTTCGATAGCTTATTAATAAGGACGCTACTATATTTAGCGCCGCTTAGCTTAAAAATTACGATAACGCGACTCCTCGAGATCCCCGACTCGTACTAGCGTAGAAGGTAGCGTAGTgctctctctctccctcctatTAAAGACGCTAGAAGGGCGTACTATACTTATAGTATAGCGAGACCGTAGGGTACCGGCCCTAGCGGCGGCGCGAATACTTAACGTATCGTACGCTATACGCGACTAACTCGAAACTTAGAACTCTTTACGCGAGCTGATTAGTACACCTAGTCCGATAACTCCGCCCTACTAGATCCCTATACTAAGTACGCTAATACGGAGCGCGCGATTCTCGACTAGCTtctagaagaggaggaaggtAACGAGATATAGCTCGAAATCCCTAATACTCTAACCTTACTACGTTATTATACGAGGGCGATATTATTAAGTATAAGAACAACGATAGGTCCTACGATAATACTCGAAAAGACTTCGCCGTTAACTTTATAGACGCCTAGGATCGCGGTAGTACCTAGCGTATtctactcgagtagctaccTGTACTCGACTCGACCTAGCTTTACGATTACGTTAAGAATTAACTAGAAGCTATCTTATACGTACTTCGTAAGCTCGAAGCCGATTATCGCTAAGCTATCCTAGATAGGGCGGCGTTATATAAGGCTAACGAGCTAAATAAGAAGAAGTTTAAGGATAAATATACCGAGTTATAAAACACTACGAAGTATAAGTAGGAATATAAGTAAGACCTTAAATAAGTAAATAAGGACTTAAGTAAGGCGAAGTAGGACGTGACTAAGTATAGGAAGTAGGCTAACGAATAGTATAATCATACTAAGTCTACCAAGAAGGAAGTTAGTATACTTAAGGCTAAGGTAGCCGAACTCGATAGCCTCGTACCTAATAAGACCGtacctactactatagacgtagtagggCTATAATAGAAGAtttagacgctctagtaggaacTCGAGGAGGCTAAGCGTAGCCGTACTACCGAGAGACTAAAGGAACGTAGTACTCGTTCCCTCTCCGAGTCACGACGCCGCCGCGGTAATAAGCTAGCCGATAAGCCTACTAATACGCCCGCCGACAAGCCTACCGATAAGCCTGTTAATAAGGGGACTAAGAAGTAGCCTACCGCCCGTAAGTACTATAAGTAGCGCGTCTACGACTTATCTAATCTAGATTTATCCGACTTATCCTCCGACTCCGATTCCGACGTCGATCTACCTCCGCGTAAGAGTAAGGACAAGAAGAAGGATAAGAAGAAGAGTAAGGAACTAGTTATTATTAAGGAGGACTACGAGatagtagatactagcgTCGACGTGGTCCGCTATAATCCTACTATATCTAAGGACTTTAAGACTAGTAGCCGCGTCGACATCCCGAAGCCTAAGTTCTCTAGTAagaactatagtaaggactccctaagccTCGACGAGTAGACTATATAACTTAGTAATAAGTTCGCCGTCTCGACTTTTAAGGACGTATTATCCGCCCTCCGCTTCGTTTAAGAATATACTACCGGattagtatagtagatacttCGAAACTATATTCTATAGAAGATCCTTATCGGAAAGTATATAGTTAGTAAGCCCTTTAAGTCCGTATAGAAAGCCCTTAAGTTCCTTAACCGTAACTTCGGCGACTATAACCCCGAAGGTACGGTACGTAATAATATAGACGCTCTAAAGATAGAAGAATTAGACAAGTTCTCTCTATTCTACGCTAAGTACTAGAAGGAACGCGCTCGCCTACCGCTAGCTTTAAGCCGTAGGTAGGAAGCTCTTAAGCTAAAGAAGAAGCTTAGCTTTAAGTACCGTACCCGTCTTATAGAACTTACGGAATTCAAGACAGTCGAGGGCCTAGCTTCGTAATACTATCGCCTAGAGAGCGAGATAGCttagctcgatatcgacCTACCTTAAAAGGTCAACGATAACAAGGACAATAAGAAGCTATCTAGCGGCAAGCCTCCGGGCGCGACGCTAGGTATAACTACGCCTACTAGCGGCTAGGTGATACCGCTAGCGAttcctactaatactagtataccGCTTAGTCGCTTACCGTATACTAACTAGGCCTtacttctatagaaggaCTGGCCTAAGTaatataagaacctcgtacTACTTACCTAAGATTAGCGtacctagattattataAGCGGTAGCTACCTACGGTACCGCGGTACCGGACATACCTTAGGAGTAGCTAGCTATCTACTCGACCCCTACGAGCGCCCTAAGCGAAAGACCGCTAATAATAGTCTAAccgctatagtagtagtactaccGGCGGAAAACGCCTAGACTATTATCTAAGCGTAATAGATAATGGTCTAATATAAGAAGTATTATATTAGTATAAGCACTATTACTTACCTTACGAACACGAACATACACATAAACATTACGGTATAAGAATAGTATAGGCATTTTCCTTATAAGCCCGTCCGAACACGccctctatagaagtagataaaggaccCGAAGTCTCGTGTTACTTTATAGTAGAGGGTAGGGCAAATAGACATTATATATATACCTTTCTTAATAACGGTACTAACTCTAAACTCGTAAACACTTCCTACGCGCAAAAACATAACTTCTATTTATATGATATTAAACCTTTTACTCTCGGACTAGGGGACGGCCCGTAAGCCCCTACTATTATCTCAAAAGTAATAAATATCGAGCTTAACCTATAGGGCTATACCGAAATCGTGAAGTGTCTAGTTACCGACACTTACTACGACATCGTGTTAGGCTTAGGTTAGTACGTAAAACATAGCCCTTATAAGGACTAGAAGCGATATAGAATTACATTTAATAATACTAGCTACCGTAGCTACTCCCTTTACTAGGATAttttactacctatagtcttACCTCCTACTAAAACACTAGCAACCCCTCTACTAGACTATAATAGCCTTGAACGACTAGACATCTCcgctataccggtctcttaACCTATCGAAGGAGTTAGCGTAGAGCGTGTTAGGTACGGTACGAGTAAAGGCGATATTAAGCAAATTAGCCTCTACGAACTCCGTAAGCTATCTCGTATAAAGGGGGCTAAAGTCTATACGATATAGATCAACCCGCGCGAGACTTACGCTAGTAAGAGCGTAGCTAACCCCGTAACTACATAAGTATtaggcctatatactataatagtacgaaaagttataggtagtaaagCTACCTTCGCCTACGCTATATACGTCGAAGATTCCTATTACCGTATACTACGACACCGCTAAGAGCACTAGGCGGAAGTACGCTATAAGCGTAGCAGATTACGATGTCTTTATAGAGAAGTTATATAGGAAGGAGAAGGAAGCCGATATAGCGAAGTTactagcctactactagtatagaaaGGACCTCTTCTTAAAAGCAGAATTAAGTAAGCTACCTCCGTATCGGCTAGGCTTAGATTACGAGATCAAGCTAAAGTAGGATGCTAGACCACCTTTCAAACGCCTATATCTAATATCTAACAAAGAGTCTGAGGTAGTAAAAGCTTAGGTCGACGACTAGCTCGAGAAAGGTAATATCTAGCGTAGTAATTTACTAGCCGCTTCGCTAGTTATTATTATACGCAAACCGGGCGGCGGTctacgagtatatattaactaccGAGCTTTAAATGCTATTATAGTCAAGTCTAGGTACCCTATTCCGCTTATCTAAGACACCCTAAACCGGATTAgtaggaagaagtactttactaagctcgacGTTATCGCCGTATTTAATCGCCTACGTATTATAGAAGGCGATGAATAGAAGACTGCCTTTATAACACGGTATAGGCAGTTCGAATGCTTAGTTATGCCCTTTAGATTATACAATACCCCTAGTACGttctagttatatattaacgatGCCCTACGAgagtacctcgataactttACCTCCGCGTACCTTAATAACGCTCTAATCTTTAGCGACACTCTCGAGGAGCATATCGAGTATATAGACAAGGTAATAGCTAAGCTTTAGGAGGCCGGCCTCTAGCTTAATATCGACAAGTACGAGTTCTACGTCTAGGAGACTAAGtacctaggccttattattagtACTAATAGGATCAAGATAGATAAGGAAAAGATCGCTACGATTTAGGAATAGGAGACCCTACGTAACCTAATAGACATCTTGTCATTCCTAGGATTCTATAACTTCTATCGTAGGTTTATTCGTAACTACTTAGGTATCGCGTATCCTATAATATAACTCACTAAGAAGGACGTACCTTAGCTATAGGATAACACCTATTAGTAAGCCTTTAACCGTATAAAGTAAGCCTTTATAGAAGATAACATCGTACTCGCGCATttcgtagctagtagagaaACTAAACTTGAAACGGACGTATCGGATTTCGTTACGGCTATTATTATGTCGTAAAAGGGTAATAATAGCATTTAGCGCCCGGTTACATTTATGTCAAAGAAGATGTTACTATAGGAATGTAACTATAatatctataataaggagtTACTCGCTATTGTTAAGGCGTTCGAGGAGTAGAAACCGGAGCTTATGTCTAGGGATATCGACGGCGATAAGACCGACTTCGAGCACCGTACCGACGAGAGCGGCAAGCCTATCCTCGTATACTctaattataagaacctagaatagtTTATAAGCACGAAGGTACTTAACCGCCGGTAGGTACGCTAGTCTAAATTCTTATTATAGTTCTACTTTAAGATTGTATACATCCCTAGTAAAAGTAATATTAAGCCCGATACGCTTACTCGTCGTCCGTAAGACATTCTAGCTAGTAATAACAACCTACGGCAATAGTACTAAGAACAAACGCTACTACCTAAACATCGCTTCCTTAATATCTTACCTATAGAAATTCGCCCCGGGCGATAAGACAATAACCTAATaatagaagtacgtatagcCTACGGTAAACTAGAGATATAGTAAGCGTTACGATAGCTAGATACGGGAGAACTATATTAGCTCCTAAGGCGACACCGTAGAGACAATACTAATGCCGTAGCTATAGGCGGATTgatatatattaagaatagaTACGGTGGCTATAACGTTTTTGTTCCGGATATACCTAATCTACGCTTTAAGGTATTCTAGGcttactatagtatacctTCCGCTAGCTACCCTAGACGAGCGAAGACCTACGAGCTTATTACTAGAGACTTCGTCTAGCCTAGTCTATCGTAATACGTCTGTAATAAGATCTTTAAGTACTATAAATACCGCTTATCGAAACCCTCGTAGACGTAATACCCTAGGCTACTAAAACTACTACTAATTCCCTTTAAGCTCTAGGATAAGATCGTAATAGACTTCGTAGTTAGCTTACTAGAAAGTACGGGTAGCTACGACGGTATAATATATACGGATGTTTTGACTATTACTAACCGTACGGGTAAGGGCTCTTATATAATCCTAGTAAAGGAGATGACCGTAGAATATATTACGTATATCTTCGTACGGGACTACTACCGTCTCTACGGCCTACCTCTATCAATTATAACTAATAGGGGCAGCTAATAGCTTTCTACTTTCTAGCGTAGGCTCTACGAGCTCGTCGGCGTAGATTATAAACTATCTACCGCCTTCTATCCTAAAACGGACGGCCAATCTAAGAATACGAATAAGGAGATAGAGAAGTACCTCCGTGCCTTTACTAACTACGCTTAGAACGATTGGGTAGATTGgctactacttactaaatTCGTAAAGAATAACTATATTACTAAAGCTATAGGTATTTTGCTATTCTTCGCCGAGCGTAGCCGCAATCCGCGTACTAGTAACTTTAATAGTAACTTGCCGAGGTGCCTTATGTCTACTAAGTAacgtattagtactaagaaaGCGGAGCGCTTCGTATAGTAGATAAAGGACTTCTACGAGCACCTATACGAGTGCCTCCGTTATAATCAAGccctataagctaataaTATAAACATATACCGTACCGTACCGCCTAGATACTAGGAAGGCGACCGCGTCTATATTAATACTAAGGACTAGAAGTTATtacgactatctaagaagctcgacgTAAAGTAGTACGGACCGGTCACtattaccgctatactaggaCAGAACGTATATAGAGTCAACCTCGGCGAGACCTATATACGAGTATATAACTCGTTCTACGCGAACCTTCTACGACCGGCGGATCCCGAGGATGATATACGTCCCCCGCTAATTAAGGTTATAGATAATATAGGTAATACGTTTAAAACGTAGGAGATTAAGCGTATTCTAGATTTAAAGCCGAAGGGCAGAGgcattactatactagtgaaGTAGCAGGGATATTTAGatagtaagtctacttagGAGCCCGCGagcgtagtatataaagaTGTACCGAAGGTAGTTATAGACTTCTAGTATAATAACCTAGCGAAGTCTATACCGGTCAACTTTTATCCGCTACCTAGTTAGATCCCGAATAAAACGTTACGCGATATAAGACCTAAagtagatatatatagtatagatCTAGTACCTTAGGTAACTATAGTCGTACGACCTCCCTTTAACGGTACCGGTGCTATAGCTCTTCCTATTAGTAACTATACGCCTTCTAatattactataggtaatgtTAAAGGGGTTTTAGTACTTACTTCTAGAGGCTATAAGCAATATAAAGGCTTACGGTAAGCTAATAGATATAACGAGGGATATAACGATAGAGGATATAATTAAAACGGCCTAGATAGAGCTACTCGATAAGACGGACGGTATAGAGGATaacgaagcctttatatatatactaaggaagATTTAAGGATATACGCTTCGAGACGAAGGTGTTTTAAGGGGGGTAGTGTCACGGCCGCTCCGTAAGTAAAGGATTAGCAAAGGGGCACGTGACCCCAGATCACGTGACCCTCGGCCCGAAGCCGACCCGTAACACCTCGGCCCTTAAGTATAGGCCTCGACCTTAGAACCTActtctctctttagctatcgacttTGTTAATACTATACCCCTACACTCTTGCACTATAGCCTCGTAATACCTACCTATTTACCTCTTTTACTAACTTATTATTCTATAGCTTGTTTAAGATAACTCTACGCGCTAAACTAGCTTCTATTATATAATCGGACGtactattactattaagGAATGTATTAATACCTTCTACTTCTAAAATAGGGATGATCCTACTATTAAAAACAATGCGCCCTCGACTAGTAACTAGTATTAACTCGATAGGCTATATAATACGCTATAGGTCTTCGAGATTACGACTATAGATACCTAGGGCGAGTAGAAACACCTCTTCGACTAGTATCCGACTCTCTACTTTATACTTAACACCCTTAACGCCTATAATACCGAGTATAAGTAGGAAACCAAGAAAGACGATTCCTTCAATTATCTCTCGAAATACTATAAAGCCTCGTAGTAGAAGGTTAAGAAGTACTTCTAAGCCGTAGACAATAtatctatctactacgctataGTAATACTAAACCCTATGTTGAAACACGCGTAGTTTAAAGACCTCTAGAGCGCCGGTACGAAAGATTAGTAGTCTTAGATCAAGAGTACGAAAGTATAGGCGATAGATATCTAGGAGACGTTCTATAAACCCGCTAGCTAGATTAATATCTCTACGGATACCTTAACACCTCTAAAGAAGCGGAAAGGGAAGAAGAAGTAGTTATAATCGTAATCGTAAGCTATAGAGACTCAAATATAGCCTGTTATTAAGGCCGATAGCGAGGACGATCTTCGAGCTAATCTATCGAAGTTTAAGCGCCGTAAGATCACGGACTTATTTATACTAATACTAAGGGTTAACTTATTCGAGCGCTACCTATTATAAGCTTATAAGCCTAATCTACACGCCGGCAAGTCACTAAAGGAGATTAAGGACTAGAAGATAGCCCTATACGACGTGCTTAGATACTAGTACGTACGCTAAGATATAGAGCCTAAGCTAGCACGATTTGCCTTcgatatactagtactaccgCTTATAAGCAATGCTCTAGAGCGTAGCTTTAGTGCTAGCCGTGATATAATATACTATCGAAGATCACAGCTTAGAGACCTCGTTATAGAGGCCTATAGTTGCCTCCGTAACTCGTACGGACCTCTAGGTAAAGGCGAAGATATAGATAGTAAGGAGACAACAGTTACGGACTATAATACTAATCTTAATAAGCGGACGATTCAGTAACAGTAGGAGGTGTTAGAGAATGAGGTGAATAAAGAGGTATAGGCAGGACCGAGCAATAGCAACAACACCTTGTAAACTACATCCACCTTCCTATTTAGGAAGGAGGTAACCACTGGTATGCTAATGGTGAGCCCAATATTCAGTTGGTTATTGGTTGGTGAGGCTCAAAATTTACCGGTAACCATACCAGTACGCTCACTGGGCTGCAGCAGAAGCTGGTACGATTTCATGCAGGCCTGAGGCCTCCTTCCCATATTGCCCTGGTGTTAGTCAGCTTTCATACATCAGGAACACGGGCAGTACTGCTGGGACGCTAATAGCTTTAGTGGTCAGCTAGTACGGTGACATCCTGACTAGGCTGCGGGCTGTGGTACGAACAAAGCACTACATACTCTACATGGCTGAAGCAATGCCTTATAGTGGGGAGTCTCTTGTTCGAATCAACAGGAGCTGAGCTGGACTCTTCACACAGCAATATGACTACCCATCCTTTCCTTTCCCTATCCCAATAAAGATTTGGCACATCGATACCTACCCAGCACTGTCGCCCACAGGACGAGCCTCAGGCAGGACTGTTGTAATCGCGGGAGCATCAGGTGGCATCGGTCGAACCACAGCAACCTCCTTCGTCAAAGGAGGCGCTGCCCACATCGCTTTCCTAGGTCGGAAGAAAGAAGCACTGCGAGAGACACAACGCCAGGTCACGGCCACCAATGCCTCGACTATCTCCTCAATCTGGGTCTGCGACAGCACCGACGCCAAGATCCTCAACGAGATAGCAGACAGTGTCGGGTCCTGGGACGTCCAGATCCTCTGTGCAGGCCTCATGCCTGGCCCATCACCTATCGAGGCTGCGCCGCTGAACGACTGGTGGAGCGCCTTCGAGACAAACGTCAAGGACGCCTTCATCACGACGCAAGCACGCCAATAGACGGGACATCAATCCTCATCATCACGGCCTTGCTCCCCTTCACACCTTCCGTCCCCGTCTGGAACGGCGCCAGTGCTTACACCAGCTCCAAAGTCGCAGGAAACTGGATGATACAGCATTCAGCACAGGAACAGCCTGAGATCAACGTGATTAGCGTACACCCTGGAATCGTGACAGGTGCGATGACGTCTCCGAGTCCTGAGTTTGACGCTATGGTGGTGCAGGAGATGCGGAGGAACTGGATGGTAGATACGGCGGAGATGGCGGCTGATTTTCTGGTCTGGGCGAGTACCGGGGAGGCGGCGTTCTTGAGGGAGAGATCTGTGGCTGCGCATTGGGATGTGGAAGAGTTGATGGGGCAGAAGTGAGAGGTCAAGGGGACGGAGGCGCTGACGTTGAGGCTGCACGGGTGGCCGTTCGGGGCGAGGGAGTGAAGTCTGCCACCCGATGACGGCACTTGAAAGGCATGTTTCCCAAGCTGTCGCCTCGCAAGTAGATCGCAGCGACTTCTGGAGCACTTGATGTAGTGTACGAGACGTTCCGTCGGTCTCGTTAGCCGCTTGAGCGCCTGCTATGCGGATGAAGCCATGCGGCTTGAGAGATCACCCCAACGGACACCATTGTAAGTTGCCACAGTACGTAGTGGTCGTATTTACAGTGCGAGCCCTCTCGCCTTCACAGGCGGAGCTGGATCGGGACACAGTTCGCATATCTGTTACTCCAGTGAAGATCACACCCAGGTCAAGTGACCCTACTGTGGTTGAGCATCCACCGTCTATTCCGTCAGAATTGCCAGCCACATCCGGGTACCTGTAATCTGTACGGACATCAAGGCCCCCTTCTCCTTCTGCATTTTCCAAATCTGTTTAACCTTCTAGAAAACAAGCGCAGATGTCATCCTTGTGATCCCACTCGGTTTGGAACCGAGAATTACCTGCACAAGCTTTATCCAAACATGCATATCCTTGTACGTGAACAGAGGCAAATCAGGAAGCAAGACTCGTCTCTTTCGTTGACTTCATGGCTTGTTTCAGCTCCATCCGTATCGTCCACTCTTGTAGCGATGCTTTACGCTTCCTCCGACCATTGTCGGGGTAGTGCACATCGAGCCCCAAATTCTTACGCATAGATGACTTCGCCAGGAGTGCTCGCATCACGAGCAAGCTTAGCCTGGACTTTTGGGGTAACTGTCGGTGCCCCGACGGGTGGCATTGGTATCGCTTTGAGGTTGACGCCCATAGATAGTGTCTTTCGACAAATTTCATGAGGCTGTCGGCACAAGCCTGGGCGCTGGCACCTGATCCAGCTTTGAGGTTCTCCCAGGTAGCTGTAGCGCTACGAATGGCATTATTGTGTATGTTGACGGCTTTGAGCGTTCTGGCTTCTCTCTCGTCAAGACTTGGGCTTTCGAGACGCAGGATGTAGTTGAATCGCTCCCCCTTCTCGATGTCGCGGCTCAGGCCGATCAGGTCGTTTTGAAGCCCAATGGCGAGTTCAGCGTCGGACATCAGGCTCTCTAGCTCTACGTTCTGCGTGAGGAAGCTGGAATCGTGATCGAAGTTGTATCGGACCAGAAGGAAGAAAGGAGTCACGCCAATGGTCTTGGTTCGGATCGATAGATATGCAGACTCGTTGATCGAGCTTCTGTGGCGCCACTTGTGCTCCAAGGCCAGGGCATCTAATGTGTCGATTGAGGCCGCCCGAAGCTTAGATTGAACAGTGCAAGGAAGTAGGTCTTGTAGGCGTGAGCAGTACGCTACCGTGGCGCTCAGCACGCGGGCCATGAACATGTCCTGAGTGTCTCCTTCATGATTCGTCTCCCCTGGCATTGGTGGATTGCACCACGATGCATTCCGCAGAATGTAAATTGCATGTGCCAATGCCAGCTGCGCAGCCTCAGACTCCAAATTCTCGACAGCGTCGTCAATGTGACAAAGCGTGGTGTACCAAGCAGCCATGGCCAGTATGATTGCTTCGCTTGTCACGGCTGGGAAGCACTTCATGACGGACGCCACATCGAGCGTTGCTTTCTTCAACGCATCTTCCGCCGGGCTTAGATCTGCGGCAACATACAGCTTTGCATGCCGCCCTGCCAGAGATGCCCGACATAGCGTGTCCTCGTTGCTGATCTCCAGAGGCTTGATACTTGGTATGAGAAGACCACAGTGGTGGCTAACATCAATAGGTCGAGATTCTAGCTCCATTGTTGATTGACGGGAGGCTGTCTGAAAGACCGCCTTCGGCCGGCTCTGCGCCACGGTCCTTATAGACTACTCTACAGTGCCAGTTCTTGTTTTGGCCGCTCGATACCCTCTGCATCCTGCCGCGAGGTATCATCATTATTTGACTTCCGGCTCCTTGGCCTACCTGCCGCGAGTCCGAGCTGCGATAGTCGGAGTAGGCATACGTAACACCAACAGCCGTCCTCTTGTGATCCCGCGGAAGTGCTCGGTGGGCAGTATGAAGCAATAACATCGACCACGGTCATGTCGGATCCTCAGCATCTCGCAAGCGCGCGGGTGAATCCTCTCCCGACCAGGATATGTTCGCTGTCGGAGCGGCGTATATTCCGACACGCGTGCGAGATGCTGAGGATCCGACATGACCGTGGCCGATGTTGCAGGCTTGAAGAATGTAGCACGATACGAGCACCCTATATGGACTCTGGGCAAGGCTGCTGACAGGTGCCAAGTTGCTTGTATCTTGCCAGTGTAATCGCTGCTAATCTTGATCGTAGCGTCGATCGACGATCGGCTTCCGAATGATGAGAACCTTGCGCTCGGCTTCGGCAGTCACCCGTAAACTGTGATCCCTTTGCACCTTTTGTCGGTCCAAGTCTGTGCGGAGGCCCCATCTAACTTTTAAACGTTGCTTAACAACGACAGAGTCTAACTAGTCCAGTCTGTCGCTGCATAGCTTGCACAGGCAAATGTGTAAAGGCTATGCAGCTTAAGCCCTTGTTTTGAGGCTGAAAATTGAAAGTAACTTTTGGGGAGCAAATTGCAAAGGGATGACTGTTTCGTTATGTCCGCCAGGTACTAACAGCGGAGTACCTGACGATCACACTCGAAGTGAAGCGTCTACTCCCCAAGCTTAAGGTCTGAATCGACCCAGATCGTTGGAAGGAAGAAGCATTAGCACGACTTGCCGGCGTTGGATGAACATGGCATTGCCGGTTGTAAGCAGTTCGTTGACTGACACAG includes these proteins:
- a CDS encoding Short chain dehydrogenase, with product MAEAMPYSGESLQYDYPSFPFPIPIKIWHIDTYPALSPTGRASGRTVVIAGASGGIGRTTATSFVKGGAAHIAFLGRKKEALRETQRQVTATNASTISSIWVCDSTDAKILNEIADSVGSWDVQILCAGLMPGPSPIEAAPLNDWWSAFETNVKDAFITTQARQ